From the genome of Calditrichota bacterium:
CCGGTCTGATGGATGAAATCGACGTCCTTGTGTGGACTGGTGGAGAGGGTAGTGGAGAAGTAAGGAAGTCCATAATGCCGAGCCTGCCGGGCGGTGCGTTCGAGGCGGTAGGCGATGCACCGGCGGCACCGTTCGCCGCGTTCCGGTTCGTCAGGAAAATCCCGCACCCGATCGAACCACTCGTCGTGGTCCGGGGAGATTTCCTCATAGTTTAGGCCGACGAGTCCGGTGAACATCCTCGCCTCGGCTTCGCGAAGGTCATACTCCCCATCCGGCTCGATATTTGGATTGCAGAACACCCCCCAAAGGTTAAATCGTCCCTTTAGTCGTTCGATAGCAACCGTCGCATCCGGCGCACAACAGATATGCAGCAACAGCCCCGGTTTCTCCGCCTCAGCAGCGATACCCTCCTCTCCAAGTTCCGCCCTCCCAAATCCTGGATTTGACTCCAATCCTGTCTCACCGGAGACCTTCACATTCTTCATTCTAAATTCATCATTCTCCATTTCATTTACCCTTCCTGCGACACAATTGCGCATATGAATGCGGTCAGCGCGCGACTCACCTGTTCGTCGATTTCGTCCTTATGATCGGCGAGAAACCTCGTTAGCGAGCCTTCATCGATCTCCACTCCCGCCCGACGTGCCATTTCTTCAGCGATGATTTGCAGTTCGATCGCTCTCTTGATTGCTTCCGCAGTGAGCACCGGGTTCGCTTGTCGCAAAGTATCGACCAATTGACGATGCGGATCGGTCCGGAAGAGCAGCCGGTCGCGCTCGACCCGGTCGGTTGTGCTCATAAGACGCTATCCAACCATTGCTTCCTGAACTGCCTCAGTTGCCATCGGCATCACCCAAACGCGCCGGGTTGAGGTTCCGTTTTCGATGCGGACAGTCAATTCGGTTCCAAGCCCACGCCCGTCACTATAACGTGCGGTAATGGCAGCGGCCTTGGCGACCTCGGTCTCACTCGCTTCGCCGTCGATCAGGGCTACCGGTCCCATCACCCCCTCAACCTCCAGGCGAAGACGTGCTCCACGGGTCTGATCGAGGTAGAGATTCTCTCCTTGGTCGCGTCCAACGACGACTTTGGAATTCGGCCCGATCCGGATGTGCCGTCCCACCTTGAGCAGCAGGTAGTCGTCCCAGTCAAGTTCCTCTTTCGATGAGTGCTCCCAAAGGTCGCGCACCTTTCGTCCGTAAGTTGGGTCGGTCAGGAAGCAGCAGCCGCCTGCAGGTTGCGGATACTGCCCAAGTCCTAACTCCGAAGCCAGTGCCATTTGCGGCTTGCGCGTCCGGCCGTGAAAGCCCATAAGTTGGGAACGATCTACCCAACCTTCCCGCTCGGGGAGCGTCGGAGGAAGAAGCAGCGCAGAGAGCGGTCTCAAGAGACGGTCTTCCAGCCCCGACTCGCGCGCGATCTGCTTCAACTGTGCCAGATGCTGCGACTTGGGGCGCTGCCCCAGCACCTCGCCGGTGAAGACAAACAGCGCGCCGGACTCCTCCATCTTTTCCCGTGCCAGGCGAAACATATGAATGCGGCAATCGACGCAGGGATTGACATTCTTGCCGTAACCGTAGCGAGGATTATGGAGCACTTCCAGATAGCCGCGCGAAATATCGATTACATCGATCGGAACGCCGATCCGGGCGGCTGCCGAGAGCGCGTCCGACGGCCCGCCCTGAGACGGCCCTTCGCCGGCGCGGCGCACCGCACGGCGGACGTCGGTGAAGCAGAATCCGGTGTGGAAATTGACCGCCTCGACTTCGATCCCCTGGCGCTGAATTAGCAGGAGTGCAAGACTGCTGTCGAGCCCTCCCGACAACAGGGCAAGTGCCTTGATGCTATCAGACAATGTTCGCTTAGTTATCACTCTTGTGTCGAAGCGATCGTCGAATCGACTATAGGGGAGATTTTGCGACTCTTGCCGGGACGGGGCGACAAAATGACCCCTTCGCCATAGTAAGTCTGCATACACTCGGGGCAAAAACTGTGCGTCAACTGCGCGTCGGAGTGCTCGGTAATATACTGCTCAAGGATATACCAGGACCCGTCCTTGTCACGTATCTTCTTGCAGTGCGAACAGATAGGGAGTAAGCCACTCATTACTTTGATGCGGTCAAGCGCTTCCTTGAGGCGCATCTCGGCGATCTTTCGCTCTTCAATCTCATTCTGCAGCACCTGATTTCGTTCCCTTTGGAATTGAGATTCGCGCTCCTTCGATTCCATATCGTAGCGCAATCGGAAATCCTCGACGATCTCGCGCTGCCGGCCAAGAAAGAAACGGGTCTTCAAATCCATCAACTCCTTGTACCCTTCAAGAGCCTTCTTCCAATC
Proteins encoded in this window:
- a CDS encoding DUF2018 family protein encodes the protein MSTTDRVERDRLLFRTDPHRQLVDTLRQANPVLTAEAIKRAIELQIIAEEMARRAGVEIDEGSLTRFLADHKDEIDEQVSRALTAFICAIVSQEG
- a CDS encoding epoxyqueuosine reductase QueH; translated protein: MRNCVAGRVNEMENDEFRMKNVKVSGETGLESNPGFGRAELGEEGIAAEAEKPGLLLHICCAPDATVAIERLKGRFNLWGVFCNPNIEPDGEYDLREAEARMFTGLVGLNYEEISPDHDEWFDRVRDFPDEPERGERCRRCIAYRLERTARQARHYGLPYFSTTLSTSPHKDVDFIHQTGAAIAARHDLVYIPETFRRNDGYRRSVELSRIYQLYRQNYCGCRWSRRRG